A genomic window from Flavobacterium sp. I3-2 includes:
- a CDS encoding T9SS type B sorting domain-containing protein gives MIKRLLLFFTMLLFWHNNYAQVYNMTDGFVVNTCTGKFYDSGGPDGDYENAQQQIMTFCPDFPESAIQVVFNDFDLQENNDILFVYDGPDINSPLITTLTGSEIPLVQMASGNNPTGCLTFRFISDGYVTGRGWDAEINCVTPCQVIMAYLDYSYPSRNAQGVIRACVGQEISLGAQATFSGNGANSVYTWDLDNGGTAVGQNVTVTYNVPGIYRVNVWVTDELDCRNNNIINQTIQVSPEPEVTIDLPPDICFGVDTVVTVDAVYPEITRECAAPVTGTTYLPDGDDDIYSTSLLIDCFNNDQIITDASQVARLCINMEHSFSGDLTMRLIAPDGSIAILYDQGGGATTFGHAPTSNAPIPGVGETYCFTMDAATIVNQGQVVPSNETRNMWAPGDYLPITGFENFIDSPVNGIWTLQIHDQLGQDNGYIFWWSIDFSEDIVPAEFSFQPVMESIAVPSENGVVDVTGNQFTINPEIEGELCYDVTIINDFGCPFVKRICTNVGAQIVLNEPREFQGCIDDNGVFIFDFQPVFSDLSNNQLLVFSIHSSETEANEAMNALATTQVQTVSDGLVTYWVRAYNVVTGCFKVTSFTAQATDCTLNLVHLPDLSICDGQVNTFDLSQYSPIVYNNNLNYTVTYYNSEADANNQVSAIDANLLANYVGTNNETIWVRVQNINNVAAFGITFFKLFVYPVPEFYDLTPVFGCEIPGSGLANFDLSSVQAQASGLSPNIEVTFYPTIAEAEIGDIATSLPLNYTGYQGIIYVRAYNPNTACFTIMPLVTNVVDAPGANQIDPLEICDTNNDGFAIFNLIPTTIMIAGNPIPPGVQVTYHETLADANNNVNKIQDIGAYQNVVVNNQTIYVRVGYMNSTCSAIVPLQLIVHASPVIVDPTPLHACDADNNGIANFDLTSKIAEILNGLNPLDYVVTFYTDSANANAGTNEITAPANYSNLTASTVIVRVQNIATGCFKITKLVLITDPTPVVANPVATYSLCDDNFDGFQVFDLASKIPVITGSQTGLQVTFHYSLADANSGSNPLASPYQNVVQNVQTLHVRVQRLSTGCFTTTTMDIRVTPIPVLNIPIAPIDVCSNTDSSFGTINLTSYNAQFLNGGPAYELKYFETQANAQNNVLPILGPEAYNNLQPSNPSVWVRATNPQTGCFSVYKVTFRLLVSPKMPVVLPDVVTCDVHADLFDGITPINLAQQTPLILAAQTIPGTYEVRYFTSLVLANVGTNWIANPETYLNTSNPQTIWVRVQNAAHPTSCFEVKSFNVVVNTPLPLGLPSPIALCDNGLPNDGQTTFDLTMRQGQITQGQIFGVTLKYYTNEAEAKAGFNHITNPTSYVNTSNPQTIWVSVENMHGCFSYTTLTIRVLPLPEPNLTPTALQKCETALGSGEASFDLRLAQPDLSNGNATLTYKYFITEQEAINNVGAIGTPEDFLTGSMTVYVRVSNTPTILSESCFVIVPLQLIVNSLPTIGTLTPLLACELNTDGIYTFDLRDKDPQVLGNQNPANFDVRYYVTETAALLGAAPIPYIYTNAAAYLQTIWVRVQHRVTGCYSIASLDLKVEEKVFAYPPSVSLAFCDTDGVNDGFGPADITTLNAGIISTQNLTGNLGVRYYSSWANYNAGNASSSTQFPITSNPQLVIAEVFNLDNEELCTATVQFFVTMSKAPSFEPIPNGYVCTDFRTGRVNGYLMDTELPAGQYTFTWMQNGNILANNGPSHEATAAGNYTVTVTSNETGCSVTQTINVQVAPAVSIDEIKISEGFSETNVVEVIASATPGTLLEYAMDEGAYQDSNIFVDVAPGTHIIWVKVKGLNACATSKVINVLNYPKFFTPNNDGYNDTWNIFALKDQPEAKIYIFDRQGKLLKQLSPAGEGWDGTFNNKPLPSTDYWFKAEYIEPNTGLQKEATGHFTLKR, from the coding sequence ATGATAAAGCGTTTACTCTTATTTTTTACGATGTTATTATTCTGGCATAATAATTATGCTCAGGTTTATAATATGACAGACGGTTTTGTTGTAAATACTTGTACTGGTAAATTCTACGATAGTGGAGGACCAGACGGTGATTATGAAAATGCACAGCAACAAATTATGACTTTTTGTCCTGATTTTCCTGAATCAGCAATTCAAGTAGTTTTTAATGATTTTGATTTACAAGAAAATAATGATATTTTATTTGTATATGACGGACCAGATATTAACTCACCATTAATTACAACTTTGACTGGATCAGAAATTCCTTTAGTACAAATGGCTTCAGGTAATAATCCTACAGGATGTTTGACTTTTAGATTTATTTCTGATGGATATGTAACAGGTAGAGGTTGGGATGCTGAAATTAATTGTGTTACACCTTGTCAAGTAATTATGGCTTATTTAGACTATAGTTATCCAAGTAGAAATGCTCAAGGTGTCATTAGAGCCTGTGTAGGTCAAGAAATTTCATTAGGCGCTCAAGCTACATTTTCTGGAAATGGAGCAAATTCTGTTTATACTTGGGATTTAGATAATGGAGGTACTGCAGTTGGTCAAAATGTAACTGTAACTTATAATGTACCTGGAATTTATAGAGTAAATGTTTGGGTAACTGATGAACTTGATTGTAGAAATAATAATATTATTAATCAAACAATACAAGTTTCTCCTGAACCTGAAGTTACTATAGATTTACCACCTGATATTTGTTTTGGTGTGGATACAGTTGTAACTGTAGATGCAGTATATCCAGAAATTACTCGTGAATGTGCGGCACCTGTGACAGGTACAACGTATTTGCCTGATGGTGATGATGATATATATTCAACTTCTCTTTTGATTGACTGTTTCAATAACGATCAAATAATCACTGATGCTTCTCAGGTTGCACGTCTTTGTATAAATATGGAGCATTCTTTTTCTGGGGATTTAACCATGCGATTGATAGCGCCAGATGGTTCTATTGCTATTCTTTATGATCAAGGTGGAGGAGCAACAACATTTGGTCACGCTCCTACGAGTAATGCACCGATTCCAGGTGTTGGTGAAACTTATTGTTTTACTATGGATGCTGCTACAATTGTAAATCAAGGACAAGTTGTTCCAAGTAATGAAACCCGTAACATGTGGGCTCCTGGTGATTATCTTCCAATTACAGGGTTTGAGAATTTTATTGACTCACCTGTAAATGGTATTTGGACTTTACAAATTCATGATCAATTAGGACAAGACAACGGTTATATTTTTTGGTGGTCTATTGATTTTTCAGAAGATATTGTACCAGCAGAATTTTCTTTCCAACCTGTAATGGAGTCAATAGCGGTACCTTCAGAAAATGGAGTTGTCGATGTAACAGGTAATCAATTCACAATTAATCCTGAGATTGAAGGAGAATTATGTTATGATGTTACTATTATAAATGACTTCGGTTGTCCTTTTGTAAAAAGAATTTGTACTAATGTTGGAGCTCAAATTGTATTAAATGAGCCGAGAGAATTCCAAGGATGTATTGATGATAATGGAGTATTTATTTTCGATTTCCAACCTGTGTTTTCAGATTTATCAAATAATCAATTATTAGTTTTCTCAATTCACTCTTCAGAAACTGAAGCAAATGAAGCTATGAATGCTTTAGCTACAACTCAAGTACAAACGGTTTCTGATGGTCTAGTTACTTATTGGGTACGTGCTTATAATGTTGTTACTGGTTGTTTTAAAGTAACATCTTTTACAGCTCAGGCTACTGATTGTACTTTGAATTTGGTTCATTTACCTGACTTGTCGATTTGTGATGGTCAAGTAAATACATTTGATTTATCTCAATATTCTCCAATAGTCTATAACAATAATTTAAATTATACAGTTACTTACTATAATTCAGAAGCTGATGCAAACAATCAAGTTAGTGCAATTGACGCTAATTTACTTGCAAATTATGTAGGAACTAACAATGAAACGATTTGGGTAAGAGTTCAGAATATAAATAATGTAGCTGCTTTTGGAATTACATTCTTCAAATTATTTGTTTATCCTGTTCCTGAGTTTTATGATTTAACTCCAGTTTTTGGTTGTGAGATTCCTGGAAGTGGATTAGCTAATTTTGATTTATCTTCTGTTCAAGCACAAGCAAGTGGATTATCTCCTAATATTGAAGTTACATTCTATCCAACTATTGCTGAAGCTGAAATCGGTGATATTGCTACAAGTTTACCTTTAAATTATACAGGATACCAAGGAATTATATATGTTCGTGCATACAATCCTAATACAGCATGTTTTACTATAATGCCTTTAGTAACTAATGTAGTTGATGCACCTGGTGCAAATCAAATTGATCCATTAGAAATTTGTGATACTAATAATGATGGTTTTGCAATTTTCAATTTGATACCAACAACAATTATGATTGCAGGAAATCCGATTCCTCCTGGAGTTCAGGTTACTTATCATGAAACTTTAGCTGATGCTAACAATAATGTTAATAAGATTCAAGATATTGGAGCTTATCAAAATGTTGTGGTAAATAATCAAACAATTTATGTTCGAGTGGGGTATATGAATTCAACTTGTAGTGCAATTGTTCCATTACAGTTAATAGTGCATGCTTCACCTGTAATTGTTGATCCTACACCATTGCATGCATGTGATGCAGATAATAATGGTATTGCTAATTTTGATTTAACATCTAAAATAGCTGAGATTTTAAATGGTTTAAATCCATTAGATTATGTTGTAACTTTTTATACTGATTCTGCAAATGCAAACGCAGGAACAAATGAAATTACTGCGCCAGCAAATTATTCTAACTTAACTGCATCTACTGTAATAGTTCGAGTTCAGAATATTGCTACAGGTTGTTTTAAAATAACTAAATTAGTTTTAATTACTGATCCAACGCCAGTAGTTGCAAATCCAGTAGCAACCTATTCGTTATGTGATGATAATTTTGATGGATTCCAAGTTTTTGATTTAGCGAGTAAAATACCAGTAATAACTGGTTCACAAACAGGGTTACAAGTAACTTTCCATTATTCATTAGCAGATGCAAATTCAGGATCAAATCCATTGGCATCACCATATCAAAATGTTGTACAAAATGTTCAAACTTTACATGTTCGTGTACAGCGTTTAAGCACAGGTTGTTTTACAACAACAACTATGGATATTCGTGTAACACCAATACCAGTATTGAATATTCCAATTGCACCAATTGATGTTTGTAGTAATACAGATTCAAGTTTTGGAACAATAAATTTAACAAGTTACAATGCGCAGTTTTTAAATGGAGGACCAGCATATGAATTGAAATATTTCGAAACACAAGCTAATGCACAAAATAATGTATTACCTATTTTAGGACCAGAAGCATATAATAACTTACAGCCATCAAACCCATCAGTTTGGGTAAGAGCAACAAATCCACAAACAGGATGTTTCTCTGTTTACAAAGTGACTTTCCGTTTATTAGTTTCACCTAAAATGCCAGTAGTTTTACCAGATGTAGTAACATGTGATGTTCATGCTGATTTATTTGACGGAATAACGCCGATCAATTTAGCACAACAAACACCATTGATTCTAGCAGCGCAAACTATACCAGGAACTTATGAAGTACGTTATTTTACATCATTAGTTTTAGCAAATGTTGGAACCAATTGGATTGCAAATCCAGAAACTTATTTGAATACATCAAATCCACAAACGATTTGGGTACGAGTTCAGAATGCAGCACATCCAACGTCATGTTTTGAGGTGAAAAGTTTTAATGTTGTAGTAAATACACCGTTACCATTAGGATTACCATCACCAATTGCATTGTGTGATAACGGCTTACCAAATGATGGACAAACAACATTTGACTTAACAATGAGACAAGGTCAAATTACGCAAGGTCAAATTTTTGGAGTAACATTGAAATATTATACAAATGAAGCAGAAGCAAAAGCAGGATTTAATCATATTACCAATCCAACTTCATATGTAAATACATCAAATCCACAAACAATTTGGGTTTCAGTAGAGAATATGCATGGATGTTTTTCATATACTACATTGACAATTCGTGTATTGCCATTACCAGAACCAAATTTAACCCCAACAGCTTTACAAAAATGTGAAACAGCTTTAGGAAGTGGAGAGGCATCCTTTGATTTAAGATTAGCACAACCAGACCTAAGTAATGGAAACGCTACTTTGACATATAAATATTTTATAACAGAACAAGAAGCGATAAATAATGTTGGTGCTATTGGTACACCAGAAGATTTCTTAACAGGATCAATGACAGTTTACGTTCGTGTGTCAAATACACCAACTATCTTATCAGAAAGTTGTTTTGTAATTGTGCCATTACAATTGATAGTAAATTCTTTACCAACAATTGGAACATTAACGCCATTGTTAGCATGTGAATTGAATACAGACGGAATTTATACTTTTGACTTACGCGATAAAGATCCACAAGTTTTAGGAAATCAAAACCCAGCGAATTTTGATGTTCGTTATTATGTAACTGAAACAGCAGCATTGTTAGGAGCAGCACCGATTCCTTATATTTATACGAATGCAGCAGCATATTTACAGACAATTTGGGTGCGAGTTCAACATAGAGTTACAGGATGTTATTCAATAGCATCTCTAGATTTAAAAGTTGAAGAAAAAGTATTTGCATATCCACCATCAGTAAGTTTAGCATTCTGTGATACAGATGGTGTAAATGATGGATTTGGACCAGCTGATATCACAACATTGAATGCAGGAATTATCTCTACACAAAATTTAACAGGAAATTTAGGAGTGAGATATTATTCATCTTGGGCGAATTACAACGCAGGAAATGCATCATCATCAACGCAATTCCCGATAACAAGTAATCCTCAGTTAGTAATTGCAGAAGTGTTTAATTTAGATAATGAGGAATTATGTACTGCAACAGTTCAGTTCTTTGTAACAATGAGTAAAGCTCCAAGTTTTGAACCAATACCAAACGGATATGTTTGTACAGATTTCAGAACAGGAAGAGTAAATGGTTACTTAATGGATACAGAATTACCAGCAGGACAGTACACATTTACTTGGATGCAAAATGGTAATATATTAGCAAATAATGGACCATCTCATGAAGCAACAGCTGCAGGAAATTATACAGTTACTGTAACGTCAAATGAAACAGGATGTTCAGTAACACAAACGATAAACGTTCAAGTAGCACCGGCAGTTTCTATAGATGAAATCAAAATAAGTGAAGGATTCTCAGAAACAAATGTTGTAGAAGTTATAGCATCAGCTACACCAGGAACATTATTGGAATATGCTATGGATGAAGGAGCTTATCAAGATAGTAATATCTTTGTAGATGTTGCTCCAGGAACACATATTATCTGGGTTAAAGTAAAAGGATTAAACGCATGTGCAACATCAAAAGTTATAAATGTGTTGAATTATCCTAAATTCTTTACACCAAATAATGATGGATATAACGATACTTGGAATATTTTTGCATTAAAAGATCAACCTGAAGCAAAAATTTATATCTTTGACAGACAAGGAAAATTATTAAAGCAATTAAGTCCAGCAGGTGAAGGATGGGATGGGACGTTTAACAACAAACCATTACCATCAACAGATTACTGGTTTAAAGCTGAATATATTGAACCAAACACAGGATTACAAAAAGAAGCTACAGGTCACTTTACATTAAAAAGATAA
- a CDS encoding formate--tetrahydrofolate ligase, translated as MSFPSDIEIAQKAHILHIREIAKKINIAADDLEYYGKYKAKIPLSYINNEQIKKSKLILVTAINPTPAGEGKTTVSVGLNDGLNKIGKQSIVVIREPSLGPVFGIKGGAAGGGYAQVIPMVDINLHFTGDFSAIEKANNLLSALIDNNLQNKNHNLNIDPKTIVWKRVMDMNDRSLRNIIVGVGGSANGVMREEGFNITPASEVMAILCLSKDFEDLKNRLGNIFVGFTYDKKPIFARDLKAEGAMAILLRDAIKPNLVQTLENNPAIIHGGPFANIAQGTNSIIATKMGMSLADYVVTEAGFGADLGAEKFMHIKCHYGNLKPDAYVIVATVRALRYHGGAKKGEYENPGIHFLEKGIENLKKHIENAFKVGLKPIVAINHFATDSEAEILFIKETCASLGVRAIVADEFTQGGKGMIELAEEVVKAIEIYPNHFQPLYNVLDTVEHKIRKIATEVYGATDVVYSVKAKNQLKNIYDLGFDKLPICMAKTQKSLSDVETKIGRPIDFKVTVREFEFAAGAGFIIPILGDMMRMPGLPSVPAAEGMTIDKNGVISGLS; from the coding sequence ATGAGTTTTCCATCAGACATTGAAATTGCGCAAAAAGCACATATACTTCATATTCGAGAAATCGCAAAAAAAATAAATATCGCTGCAGATGATTTAGAATATTACGGTAAATACAAAGCCAAAATCCCATTAAGTTATATCAACAATGAACAAATTAAAAAATCAAAATTAATCTTAGTAACAGCGATAAATCCAACACCTGCAGGAGAAGGAAAAACAACGGTTTCTGTTGGTTTAAATGACGGTTTAAATAAAATAGGTAAACAATCGATTGTGGTTATTCGCGAACCAAGTTTAGGTCCTGTTTTCGGAATCAAGGGTGGTGCTGCTGGTGGCGGTTATGCACAAGTGATTCCGATGGTTGATATTAATTTACATTTTACAGGTGATTTCTCAGCAATCGAAAAAGCTAATAATTTGCTTTCTGCCTTGATAGATAACAATCTTCAAAACAAAAATCACAATCTAAATATCGATCCTAAAACTATTGTTTGGAAACGAGTAATGGATATGAACGATCGTTCGCTTAGGAATATCATAGTTGGTGTCGGCGGTAGCGCAAATGGCGTGATGCGAGAAGAAGGTTTTAATATTACGCCTGCATCTGAAGTCATGGCGATTTTGTGTTTGAGTAAAGATTTTGAAGATTTAAAAAATAGATTAGGTAATATCTTCGTCGGATTTACTTACGATAAGAAACCAATCTTTGCTCGCGATTTAAAAGCAGAAGGAGCCATGGCAATTCTACTTCGAGATGCAATAAAACCGAATTTAGTTCAAACTTTAGAAAACAATCCTGCGATTATTCACGGTGGACCATTTGCAAATATCGCTCAAGGAACAAATTCGATTATAGCAACAAAAATGGGAATGTCTTTAGCCGATTATGTGGTAACCGAAGCAGGTTTTGGTGCCGATTTAGGAGCTGAAAAATTCATGCATATCAAATGTCATTACGGAAATCTAAAACCTGATGCTTATGTTATTGTTGCTACCGTAAGGGCTTTACGTTATCATGGTGGTGCTAAGAAAGGCGAATATGAAAATCCTGGAATTCATTTCTTGGAAAAGGGAATTGAGAATTTAAAAAAACATATCGAAAATGCTTTTAAAGTTGGATTAAAACCGATTGTTGCTATCAACCATTTTGCAACTGATTCCGAAGCTGAAATCTTGTTCATTAAAGAAACTTGTGCGAGTTTGGGAGTTCGAGCTATTGTTGCTGATGAGTTTACACAAGGTGGAAAAGGTATGATTGAACTTGCAGAAGAAGTGGTCAAAGCAATTGAAATCTATCCAAATCATTTTCAACCGTTGTACAATGTACTCGATACTGTTGAACATAAAATTAGAAAAATTGCAACCGAAGTTTATGGTGCTACCGATGTGGTTTATTCCGTAAAGGCAAAAAATCAATTGAAAAATATATATGATTTAGGTTTTGATAAATTACCGATTTGTATGGCTAAAACTCAAAAATCGTTAAGTGATGTTGAAACCAAAATCGGACGACCGATTGATTTTAAAGTAACCGTTCGCGAATTTGAATTTGCAGCAGGCGCTGGATTTATCATTCCAATTTTAGGAGATATGATGCGAATGCCTGGATTGCCATCGGTTCCGGCGGCCGAAGGAATGACGATAGATAAAAACGGAGTTATATCTGGTTTGAGTTAA
- a CDS encoding methylmalonyl-CoA mutase family protein, translating to MENNIPYKPENKVRIVTAAALFDGHDAAINIMRRIIQSTGCEVIHLGHDKSVEDVVNTAIQEDANAIAMTSYQGGHNEYFKYMYDLLQEKGAGHIRIVGGGGGVILPTEIKDLMDHGITRIYSPDDGREMGLQGMINDMVQKADFPTPNLNLPEGKDVYQSLSDKDVTTISRLISLAENREDDFLKLFDFDKVENKSTPVLGITGTGGAGKSSMVDELVRRFLIDFPEKTIALVSVDPSKKKTGGALLGDRIRMNSINNPRVYMRSLATRQSNLALSRYVEEALQVLKAAHYDLIVLETSGIGQSDTEILDHSDASLYIMTPEFGAATQLEKIDMLDFADIVAINKFDKRGALDALRDVKKQYQRNHNLWDADPDTMPVFGTIASQFNDPGTNQLYKSIMDKVVEKTGADLKSNFEITKEMSEKIFVIPPSRTRYLSEIAENNRGYDSRANAQKEVAQKLYGFFKTLETISGKVPTINQYGIDITGTDNPELTKVLLAEFDKLKMNLDPFNWEVITTWDEKVNKYKNPVYSFKVRDKEIKIQTHSESLSHLQIPKIALPKYEAWGDILRWILQENVPGEFPFTSGLYPFKREGEDPTRMFAGEGGPERTNRRFHYVSKGMPAKRLSTAFDSVTLYGNDPGHRPDIYGKIGNAGVSICCLDDAKKLYSGFDLSHAMTSVSMTINGPAPMLLGFFMNAAIDQNCEKYIKENGLEAEVEAKIEAIYKAKNAERPRYNGELPEGNDGLGLMLLGVTGDQVLPADVYAEIKKNTLAQVRGTVQADILKEDQAQNTCIFSTEFALRLMGDVQEYFIDKNVRNFYSVSISGYHIAEAGANPVTQLAFTLANGFTYVEYYLSRGMDINAFGPNLSFFFSNGIDPEYSVIGRVARRIWAKALKQKYGANERAQMLKYHIQTSGRSLHAQEIDFNDIRTTLQALYAIYDNCNSLHTNAYDEAITTPTEESVRRAMAIQLIINKELGLAKNENPIQGSFIIEELTDLVEEAVLAEFDRITERGGVLGSMETMYQRSKIQEESLYYETLKHDGRFPIIGVNTFLSSTGSKTVVPAEVIRATEEEKQFQIKTKEQLNARNLSEAEQALEDVQTAAINNKNIFEVLMDATKVCSLGQITSALFEVGGQYRRNM from the coding sequence ATGGAAAATAATATCCCTTATAAACCAGAAAATAAAGTACGTATAGTAACTGCTGCCGCTCTATTTGATGGACACGATGCAGCAATCAATATCATGCGTCGAATCATTCAATCCACCGGATGTGAAGTCATTCATTTAGGTCATGACAAATCTGTTGAAGATGTCGTAAACACTGCGATACAAGAAGATGCTAATGCGATTGCAATGACATCTTATCAAGGCGGACATAATGAGTATTTTAAATATATGTATGACTTGCTTCAAGAAAAAGGTGCTGGACATATTCGCATCGTTGGTGGTGGAGGTGGAGTAATTCTTCCTACTGAAATCAAAGATTTAATGGATCATGGAATTACACGTATTTATTCTCCGGATGATGGTCGTGAAATGGGACTTCAAGGAATGATTAATGATATGGTTCAGAAAGCTGATTTTCCAACTCCAAATTTGAATCTTCCTGAAGGAAAAGATGTGTATCAATCTCTTTCGGATAAAGATGTAACTACGATTTCTCGATTAATTTCTTTAGCTGAAAATAGAGAAGATGACTTTTTGAAGTTATTCGATTTTGATAAAGTTGAAAATAAATCAACTCCAGTTTTGGGAATTACTGGGACAGGTGGAGCTGGTAAATCGTCTATGGTTGATGAATTAGTTCGTCGTTTCTTAATTGATTTTCCAGAAAAAACTATTGCTTTAGTTTCTGTCGATCCTTCTAAAAAGAAAACAGGTGGAGCATTATTAGGAGATCGTATTCGTATGAACTCAATCAATAATCCACGTGTTTATATGCGTTCGTTGGCTACGCGTCAATCGAACTTAGCTTTATCAAGATACGTTGAAGAAGCATTGCAAGTTTTAAAAGCTGCCCATTATGATTTAATTGTTTTAGAAACTTCTGGAATTGGTCAATCAGATACAGAAATCTTAGACCATTCAGATGCGTCTTTATATATCATGACTCCAGAATTTGGAGCTGCAACTCAGCTAGAAAAAATCGATATGTTAGATTTTGCTGACATTGTTGCAATTAATAAATTTGATAAACGCGGTGCTTTAGATGCTTTACGCGATGTGAAAAAACAATACCAACGCAATCATAATTTATGGGATGCTGATCCTGATACAATGCCTGTTTTCGGAACAATCGCATCTCAGTTCAATGATCCAGGTACGAATCAATTGTACAAATCAATCATGGATAAAGTGGTTGAAAAAACAGGTGCCGATTTAAAATCGAATTTCGAAATCACGAAAGAAATGAGTGAGAAGATTTTCGTAATTCCACCTTCGCGTACACGTTACTTATCTGAAATCGCAGAGAATAATCGTGGATATGATTCAAGAGCGAATGCTCAAAAAGAAGTAGCTCAAAAATTATACGGATTCTTTAAAACGCTTGAAACCATTTCTGGAAAAGTTCCAACAATCAATCAATATGGAATTGATATTACTGGAACGGATAATCCTGAATTAACTAAAGTGCTGTTAGCCGAATTCGATAAGTTAAAAATGAATTTAGATCCTTTCAACTGGGAAGTAATTACTACTTGGGATGAAAAGGTAAATAAGTATAAAAATCCAGTTTATTCGTTTAAAGTTCGTGATAAAGAAATCAAGATTCAAACACATTCAGAATCGTTATCACACTTACAAATTCCTAAAATAGCTTTACCTAAATACGAAGCTTGGGGAGATATTTTACGTTGGATTTTACAAGAAAACGTTCCAGGAGAATTTCCATTTACTTCAGGTTTATATCCGTTCAAACGTGAAGGAGAAGATCCAACGCGTATGTTTGCTGGAGAAGGAGGGCCAGAACGTACCAATCGTCGTTTCCATTATGTTTCAAAAGGAATGCCAGCGAAACGTTTATCAACAGCTTTTGACTCGGTAACTTTATACGGAAACGATCCAGGACATCGTCCAGATATTTATGGAAAAATTGGTAATGCCGGAGTTTCTATTTGTTGTTTAGACGATGCTAAGAAATTATATTCCGGTTTCGATTTATCGCATGCAATGACATCAGTTTCGATGACGATTAACGGACCAGCACCGATGTTGTTAGGGTTCTTTATGAATGCAGCCATTGATCAAAACTGTGAAAAATACATTAAAGAAAACGGTTTAGAAGCTGAAGTTGAAGCTAAGATTGAAGCTATTTACAAAGCTAAAAATGCAGAACGTCCTCGTTACAACGGAGAACTTCCTGAAGGAAATGACGGTCTAGGATTAATGCTTTTAGGTGTAACAGGAGATCAAGTATTGCCTGCAGATGTGTATGCTGAAATTAAGAAAAATACATTAGCTCAAGTTCGTGGAACGGTTCAAGCGGATATTTTAAAAGAAGATCAAGCCCAAAATACGTGCATCTTTTCAACGGAGTTTGCATTGCGTTTAATGGGTGACGTGCAAGAATATTTCATTGATAAAAATGTGCGTAACTTCTATTCGGTTTCTATTTCAGGATATCATATTGCAGAAGCAGGTGCAAATCCGGTTACGCAATTGGCATTTACTTTAGCAAACGGATTTACGTATGTGGAGTATTATTTATCTCGTGGAATGGACATCAATGCATTCGGGCCAAACTTATCGTTCTTCTTCTCAAACGGAATCGATCCAGAATATTCTGTAATCGGTCGCGTGGCTCGTAGAATTTGGGCAAAAGCTTTAAAACAAAAATACGGAGCAAACGAAAGAGCGCAAATGTTGAAATACCACATTCAAACTTCAGGTCGTTCGTTACACGCACAAGAAATCGATTTCAACGATATTCGTACTACGTTACAAGCTTTGTATGCGATTTACGACAACTGTAATTCGCTACATACAAACGCTTACGACGAAGCAATTACAACACCAACAGAAGAATCGGTTCGTAGAGCTATGGCGATTCAGTTGATCATCAATAAAGAATTAGGATTAGCGAAAAATGAGAATCCAATTCAAGGTTCGTTCATTATCGAAGAATTAACTGATTTAGTTGAAGAAGCTGTTTTAGCAGAATTTGATCGTATTACAGAACGTGGTGGTGTTCTTGGTTCAATGGAAACGATGTATCAACGTTCAAAAATTCAAGAAGAATCGTTGTATTACGAAACCTTGAAACACGACGGACGTTTCCCAATCATTGGTGTGAATACGTTCTTGAGTTCAACGGGTTCTAAAACGGTCGTACCTGCAGAAGTAATTCGTGCTACAGAAGAAGAGAAACAATTCCAAATCAAAACAAAAGAGCAATTAAATGCGCGTAATCTTTCAGAGGCTGAACAAGCATTAGAAGATGTGCAAACTGCAGCAATCAACAACAAGAATATTTTCGAAGTCTTGATGGATGCAACAAAAGTTTGTTCGTTAGGTCAAATCACTTCGGCTTTATTCGAAGTAGGAGGTCAGTACCGTAGAAACATGTAA